In the Helianthus annuus cultivar XRQ/B chromosome 11, HanXRQr2.0-SUNRISE, whole genome shotgun sequence genome, one interval contains:
- the LOC110890048 gene encoding formin-binding protein 4 isoform X2 has protein sequence MGKRKERRLNAKSAANRRVKLDLLPEPSGDFGDSSNQEDVGVGGNGKNHAGSPNSPSSSDRKPENPLLLLGQYSDEEGEEESSKEVNHGARENTPTVLDEQVKVDNHDSTGADVDEKLLTEKVDQEKKPYPVDVLPNLEKTVEDDKPEPLHRDTDTLDRASVSLTSEMQTTGDVDSGWKMVLHEESNSYYYWNVATGETSWETPDVLTRGNESAYDPKSVPEIEETHATYVDAQANNECTNGVTFEAKENDNSGIELNVHNGNYTDIMANDIDEGVATQACDGLSNVEAHRNDSVFQDMGCHGGESSDAFRLLELCESLSERLKSLEGPEGFGDQISKLKFELDIRLADIKSLVPYGSSLLPFWLHSENQLKNLESSINNEVLKHLQRTSSGEINDPKTRFLENIGEYHENQVPTDIDPNAGHHSVEDEDMDVEMEVEDTAIHSKDKADPQNGSHLDQSVSPILHEHLDSRGSEQPLPPNDEWIPPPPPDEEPFPPPPPDEPPEAPPQPSDMQTTQPYSYGEQYSFTYPGSGFDYYGQTNTAISSNGYYVDANGSHIPAPLPNVYYAPVLNPETATYYTLQDGMISTVPAVSGVETSLQSSVYGNIISDPIKSSTVVSSVSASSHVPESSSVTHGVSVVSASSVASTETVPKVQPKVTRIKKRTVAAVPTLRSNKKVSGLVDKWKAVKEELHEDEEDEPENALEILEKKRQREIEQWHAQQIASGEAKDNANFQPLGGDWRERVRRKRAKKSTQAEENLATNATDETKQQPNLAEISKQLPTGWQAYWDESSKQVYYGNSKTSETTWTKPTK, from the exons ATGGGGAAGAGAAAGGAGCGTAGACTTAATGCCAAGAGTGCTGCTAATCGAAGAGTAAAACTCGATCTTCTACCGGAACCCTCTG GAGATTTTGGTGATTCGTCTAACCAAGAGGACGTTGGAGTTGGAGGCAACGGAAAAAATCATGCTGGGTCACCCAATTCACCATCATCTTCAG ATCGAAAGCCGGAAAATCCTCTGTTGTTGCTTGGACAATATAGCGATGAAGAAGGTGAGGAAGAATCGAGTAAAGAAGTAAATCATGGAGCTAGAGAAAACACTCCGACAGTGCTGGATGAGCAG GTAAAGGTAGACAATCATGATAGTACAGGAGCCGATGTAGATGAAAAGCTTTTAACTGAAAAAGTTGATCAAGAGAAAAAACCTTATCCAGTGGATGTGTTGCCAAATTTGGAGAAAACTGTAGAAGATGATAAACCTGAGCCTCTGCACAGAGATACAGATACACTGGATCGGGCCTCAGTTTCTTTGACATCTGAAATGCAGACAACAGGGGATGTGGATTCGGGCTGGAAAATGGTGTTGCATGAGGAAAGTAATTCATATTACTACTGGAATGTTGCGACTGGTGAAACGTCTTGGGAAACCCCTGATGTTCTGACCCGAGGAAATGAATCGGCATATGATCCTAAATCTGTTCCGGAAATTGAAGAAACACATGCGACTTATGTTGATGCACAAGCTAATAATGAATGCACAAATGGTGTGACTTTTGAGGCCAAAGAAAACGATAATTCTGGGATCGAGTTGAACGTACATAATGGGAACTATACGGATATCATGGCGAATGATATAGATGAGGGCGTTGCTACTCAGGCTTGtgatggtttgagtaacgtggaagCCCACCGTAACGATTCTGTTTTTCAAGATATGGGTTGTCATGGTGGCGAATCGTCTGATGCTTTTCGTCTTCTAGAACTTTGTGAAAGTTTATCAGAAAGATTAAAATCGTTGGAAGG GCCTGAAGGGTTCGGTGACCAGATATCAAAGTTGAAGTTTGAACTTGATATAAGGCTTGCAGACATTAAGTCACTAGTACCGTATGGATCATCATTGCTTCCTTTTTGGTTGCATTCCGAAAACCAGCTGAAAAATCTGGAATCTTCTATCAACAATGAAGTCTTAAAACATTTACAACGCACAAGTTCTGGCGAAATTAACGACCCAAAAACCAGATTTTTGGAAAACATCGGTGAATATCATGAAAATCAAGTTCCAACAGATATTGACCCGAATGCAGGCCACCACTCGGTGGAAGATGAAGACATGGATGTGGAGATGGAAGTTGAGGATACTGCAATTCATTCTAAAGACAAAGCGGACCCCCAGAACGGGTCCCACCTGGATCAATCTGTTTCTCCGATCCTGCATGAACACCTTGATTCTCGTGGGTCTGAACAACCACTTCCTCCAAATGACGAATGGATTCCGCCCCCTCCACCGGATGAAGAACCGTTTCCGCCTCCACCGCCAGACGAGCCGCCTGAAGCTCCGCCACAACCGTCAGATATGCAGACAACACAACCTTATTCTTACGGAGAACAATATAGTTTTACGTACCCAGGGTCTGGTTTTGACTACTATGGTCAAACAAACACTGCAATCTCGAGTAACGGTTATTATGTAGATGCTAATGGGTCTCATATACCTGCTCCTCTCCCAAACGTTTATTATGCACCGGTGCTCAACCCAGAGACAGCGACATATTACACTCTACAGGATGGCATGATATCAACTGTACCAGCCGTTAGTGGCGTAGAAACTTCTTTGCAGAGTTCGGTCTATGGGAACATCATCTCTGATCCCATTAAATCTTCTACGGTGGTTTCTTCTGTTTCAGCCTCTTCTCATGTACCAGAAAGTTCTAGTGTAACACATGGTGTTTCTGTGGTGTCCGCTTCGTCTGTTGCTTCAACAGAAACGGTTCCCAAGGTTCAACCCAAAG TTACGCGTATCAAAAAAAGAACCGTTGCGGCAGTTCCCACTTTAAGGTCCAACAAAAAAGTTTCTGGTTTAGTGGATAAG TGGAAGGCTGTTAAAGAGGAATTGCATGAAGACGAGGAAGATGAACCTGAAAATGCATTAGAGATTTTAGAGAAGAAACGCCAACGAGAAATTGAG CAATGGCATGCGCAGCAGATTGCATCCGGAGAAGCGAAAGACAATGCCAACTTTCAGCCGCTTGGTGGTGATTG GCGGGAAAGGGTTAGGCGAAAGAGAGCTAAAAAATCAACACAAGCTGAAGAAAATCTAGCAACAAATGCTACCGATGAAACAAAACAACAGCCCAATCTTGCTGAAATTTCAAAACAACTCCCGACGGGATGGCAGGCGTATTGGGATGAATCGTCGAAGCAGGTTTATTATGGTAACTCGAAGACATCAGAGACAACATGGACTAAACCAACAAAGTAA
- the LOC110890048 gene encoding formin-binding protein 4 isoform X1: protein MGKRKERRLNAKSAANRRVKLDLLPEPSGDFGDSSNQEDVGVGGNGKNHAGSPNSPSSSDRKPENPLLLLGQYSDEEGEEESSKEVNHGARENTPTVLDEQQVKVDNHDSTGADVDEKLLTEKVDQEKKPYPVDVLPNLEKTVEDDKPEPLHRDTDTLDRASVSLTSEMQTTGDVDSGWKMVLHEESNSYYYWNVATGETSWETPDVLTRGNESAYDPKSVPEIEETHATYVDAQANNECTNGVTFEAKENDNSGIELNVHNGNYTDIMANDIDEGVATQACDGLSNVEAHRNDSVFQDMGCHGGESSDAFRLLELCESLSERLKSLEGPEGFGDQISKLKFELDIRLADIKSLVPYGSSLLPFWLHSENQLKNLESSINNEVLKHLQRTSSGEINDPKTRFLENIGEYHENQVPTDIDPNAGHHSVEDEDMDVEMEVEDTAIHSKDKADPQNGSHLDQSVSPILHEHLDSRGSEQPLPPNDEWIPPPPPDEEPFPPPPPDEPPEAPPQPSDMQTTQPYSYGEQYSFTYPGSGFDYYGQTNTAISSNGYYVDANGSHIPAPLPNVYYAPVLNPETATYYTLQDGMISTVPAVSGVETSLQSSVYGNIISDPIKSSTVVSSVSASSHVPESSSVTHGVSVVSASSVASTETVPKVQPKVTRIKKRTVAAVPTLRSNKKVSGLVDKWKAVKEELHEDEEDEPENALEILEKKRQREIEQWHAQQIASGEAKDNANFQPLGGDWRERVRRKRAKKSTQAEENLATNATDETKQQPNLAEISKQLPTGWQAYWDESSKQVYYGNSKTSETTWTKPTK, encoded by the exons ATGGGGAAGAGAAAGGAGCGTAGACTTAATGCCAAGAGTGCTGCTAATCGAAGAGTAAAACTCGATCTTCTACCGGAACCCTCTG GAGATTTTGGTGATTCGTCTAACCAAGAGGACGTTGGAGTTGGAGGCAACGGAAAAAATCATGCTGGGTCACCCAATTCACCATCATCTTCAG ATCGAAAGCCGGAAAATCCTCTGTTGTTGCTTGGACAATATAGCGATGAAGAAGGTGAGGAAGAATCGAGTAAAGAAGTAAATCATGGAGCTAGAGAAAACACTCCGACAGTGCTGGATGAGCAG CAGGTAAAGGTAGACAATCATGATAGTACAGGAGCCGATGTAGATGAAAAGCTTTTAACTGAAAAAGTTGATCAAGAGAAAAAACCTTATCCAGTGGATGTGTTGCCAAATTTGGAGAAAACTGTAGAAGATGATAAACCTGAGCCTCTGCACAGAGATACAGATACACTGGATCGGGCCTCAGTTTCTTTGACATCTGAAATGCAGACAACAGGGGATGTGGATTCGGGCTGGAAAATGGTGTTGCATGAGGAAAGTAATTCATATTACTACTGGAATGTTGCGACTGGTGAAACGTCTTGGGAAACCCCTGATGTTCTGACCCGAGGAAATGAATCGGCATATGATCCTAAATCTGTTCCGGAAATTGAAGAAACACATGCGACTTATGTTGATGCACAAGCTAATAATGAATGCACAAATGGTGTGACTTTTGAGGCCAAAGAAAACGATAATTCTGGGATCGAGTTGAACGTACATAATGGGAACTATACGGATATCATGGCGAATGATATAGATGAGGGCGTTGCTACTCAGGCTTGtgatggtttgagtaacgtggaagCCCACCGTAACGATTCTGTTTTTCAAGATATGGGTTGTCATGGTGGCGAATCGTCTGATGCTTTTCGTCTTCTAGAACTTTGTGAAAGTTTATCAGAAAGATTAAAATCGTTGGAAGG GCCTGAAGGGTTCGGTGACCAGATATCAAAGTTGAAGTTTGAACTTGATATAAGGCTTGCAGACATTAAGTCACTAGTACCGTATGGATCATCATTGCTTCCTTTTTGGTTGCATTCCGAAAACCAGCTGAAAAATCTGGAATCTTCTATCAACAATGAAGTCTTAAAACATTTACAACGCACAAGTTCTGGCGAAATTAACGACCCAAAAACCAGATTTTTGGAAAACATCGGTGAATATCATGAAAATCAAGTTCCAACAGATATTGACCCGAATGCAGGCCACCACTCGGTGGAAGATGAAGACATGGATGTGGAGATGGAAGTTGAGGATACTGCAATTCATTCTAAAGACAAAGCGGACCCCCAGAACGGGTCCCACCTGGATCAATCTGTTTCTCCGATCCTGCATGAACACCTTGATTCTCGTGGGTCTGAACAACCACTTCCTCCAAATGACGAATGGATTCCGCCCCCTCCACCGGATGAAGAACCGTTTCCGCCTCCACCGCCAGACGAGCCGCCTGAAGCTCCGCCACAACCGTCAGATATGCAGACAACACAACCTTATTCTTACGGAGAACAATATAGTTTTACGTACCCAGGGTCTGGTTTTGACTACTATGGTCAAACAAACACTGCAATCTCGAGTAACGGTTATTATGTAGATGCTAATGGGTCTCATATACCTGCTCCTCTCCCAAACGTTTATTATGCACCGGTGCTCAACCCAGAGACAGCGACATATTACACTCTACAGGATGGCATGATATCAACTGTACCAGCCGTTAGTGGCGTAGAAACTTCTTTGCAGAGTTCGGTCTATGGGAACATCATCTCTGATCCCATTAAATCTTCTACGGTGGTTTCTTCTGTTTCAGCCTCTTCTCATGTACCAGAAAGTTCTAGTGTAACACATGGTGTTTCTGTGGTGTCCGCTTCGTCTGTTGCTTCAACAGAAACGGTTCCCAAGGTTCAACCCAAAG TTACGCGTATCAAAAAAAGAACCGTTGCGGCAGTTCCCACTTTAAGGTCCAACAAAAAAGTTTCTGGTTTAGTGGATAAG TGGAAGGCTGTTAAAGAGGAATTGCATGAAGACGAGGAAGATGAACCTGAAAATGCATTAGAGATTTTAGAGAAGAAACGCCAACGAGAAATTGAG CAATGGCATGCGCAGCAGATTGCATCCGGAGAAGCGAAAGACAATGCCAACTTTCAGCCGCTTGGTGGTGATTG GCGGGAAAGGGTTAGGCGAAAGAGAGCTAAAAAATCAACACAAGCTGAAGAAAATCTAGCAACAAATGCTACCGATGAAACAAAACAACAGCCCAATCTTGCTGAAATTTCAAAACAACTCCCGACGGGATGGCAGGCGTATTGGGATGAATCGTCGAAGCAGGTTTATTATGGTAACTCGAAGACATCAGAGACAACATGGACTAAACCAACAAAGTAA